The Paenibacillus amylolyticus genome contains the following window.
GTAACGCGTATTCAGGTCATTGGACGCCAGATGGAGCCTATGAATGGGGTAACGGTTGTATCGTACAATAGCAAAACAAAAGTACTTACCGTGTTGGACAACAACAAAAAACCGTATGTATTTACATTGGATGAGAAAACCAAACTGGACTACAATACGAGCAAACCTACACTGGCTGGTCTGGAGTCACTCTTGAATGATGGTCGCAAATTGGATTTGACATATGTGGGAACACGTGCATTATCCGTTAAAGTGATTTACAAGTATGAAGGTACGATTAGCAACATTGATACTTCTGGTAAGAAAATCAGCTTGTTGTCCGGTAATCAGACGATTACAGTGCCTTATTCTACAGTTCCTGCAGTTGAGATGTATAACAAATCCGGCGCAGGTCTGGGTGATTTGAAGATTGGTGACAAAGTTACCGTAACACTTGGAGCCAATCAGGATGTCGTGCAGAAGATTGCACTGAACACGGTAGCTCAATTCGAAGTGGTTGCCTTGGAAGCAAATAGTCGTATTCGGGTGAAATCCGATCTGTTGACAAGTCAGTTCTATGTGGATCAAGCGGTACTGACAGGTGAGAGTGGTCAGACGATCACGCCTTCCCAACTGACAGCAGGCAACCTGATTAATGTAACATTTGAAGGAACTACGCCAAAAGCGGTTCAAGTCGTGAAGCGTACGCTGGCTGAAGTTACAGCAGTGGATGCTTCATCCGTAACGCTCAAGCAGTTTAACGGCCAGACTGAGACCGTGCCTGTTAGCGGTTCGGTTAAAGTTGTAAAATCGGGCTCCACGTTAACTTCACTGAATAGTCTTACGGTCGGAGATCGTGTTGAAATGACAAAAGATACGGATAATTCAACACGCTTCAGAGTGCTAACTGTCATGAGTAAACAATTCTGGTCTTATGATGGTGTTGGTAACCAGATCCTGGTTAAACGGGAGACGACAGCAGACACCAACTATCGTTTTGCACTCGGATCAAGTGTATTTGTTCACCAGGGTGACAATACTTTAAGCGTGCAATCTCTCAGAGATAATGATAATATTGTATTGTATCTCCTGAACAATGTGATTATGGAGATTCAAAAACAGTAATCGTTTCTTTTCGAGGATCAAAAGAATGACCGTCTTGATACGGGATCTTTCCCGCATCAAGACGTTTTTTTTGCAAGCTTTTTGAGGTCCCCGCAAAGTATTCGGATGAAGCTTCGAAGTAAGGCTCCGCAGCGTGGAGTCATTTTGTGGGAGGTAGCTCTTCATGAATGCAGCGACGGTTAGGCATATACTCGAAACGATGGAAGCAATGTTTCCTGATGCACATTGCGAATTAAATCACAGCAATGCATTTGAATTGACGGTAGCTGTCCTTTTGTCTGCCCAGTGCACCGATGAAACGGTGAACAAGGTGACCGCAGATCTGTTCCAGAAGTACAAAAGCCCGGCAGATTATCTGGCAGTTCCGCTGGAAGAGTTGGAACAGGATATTCGGCGAATCGGTTTGTACCGGAACAAGGCCAAGCATATTCAGAACATGTGCCGAATTTTAATAGAGCAGTATGGCGGTGATGTACCGCAGGAACATGATCAGCTTGTGACGCTACCAGGTGTCGGGCGGAAAACCGCGAATGTAGTTGTGTCCAATGCGTTTGGAGTACCGGCAATTGCGGTAGATACTCATGTAGAACGTGTATCCAAGCGGCTGGCACTTGCAGGTTGGGATGACTCCGTACTTGAAGTCGAAAAGAAACTAATGAAGCGCGTACCCCGGGATGAATGGACTTTAACTCACCACCGGTTTATATTTTTTGGACGCTACCATTGCAAGGCACAGAACCCTGCATGTCATATCTGTCCATTGCTGGACATATGCAGGGAAGGGAAAAAACGTATGAAAACGTCCCAAATCAGGAAAGATAAGGAATGTGTCATCACCCGAAAACGAAAAATAAATTAATGAGCAGAAAAGGATGAATAATCATGAAATGCATTTCCGTGTACACTGACAATTTTGAGGCCTTCTCCGATATTTTTGAACAAATCGTTGAACAGGAAATGGCTGAGAATGAAGAAAAAGAAGTAGAAGGCATCACAGTAAGCCATTCTGGCGACGTGCCCGAGCATTATCTGGAGCGTATGTCCGTTAAACCAGAAGTCGTGGTGATGAGAGACAAAGGCAGAGACATTACCATTCTGCAACATGGACAAGTATTTGAAATCTTGCTGCCTTCCATGGAGAACGCTGTTTCCTAAGAAATGATTACATTGTAGGGTCTGTTGTATCAATGTCATGAGGATCGTTGTGGTTAAAAGTGATCGCATCGCATTCATGCAACAGACACTTGGCGTAAGCATTCTACATGCCGAATATAGAACCTAGTAGAGATAAAACCGACTTGTTCGGTTTTATTTTTTTATATACGTTTGGTGGTGTCATGTATATTCCATTCCAACCGTTCAAATTTAAACATGATAATGTTAAAATAAATGTGGTAAAGAGATAGACATCGAAACGGATGTCAAATTGAGGAGCCAGGGGAAGGCCAGTCATGTCCAGAACAGATTACCCAAAAGAAATGGCCAAACCTCTGCTTCCGCTGCGTGAAGCGATGGAGCAGACAGGGGACCATACGGCTGTACAGGCGTTAACGGATTTAATCAGCAAGGCAGAAACGAAACATCTGACGATTGCGTTCTGTGGTCATTTCTCTGCAGGCAAATCGAGTCTCATCAACAGTTTGTGCGGTAAACGGGTACTGCCGTCAAGTCCCGTGCCAACAAGTGCGAATGTGGTATCTATACGTAATGGTAAGCCGAGAGCGCTGATCTATACGACGCCAAACGTAAGCGCTGACAATGGAGCAGGAACACTTGAAGTTTCTCCAGAGGAATTGGAGGCGTATTGCAAAAATGGGGGAGCGTACAGCTCCATTGAGGTATGGGATGATATTCCCCTGCTGAAAGATGATGCTGTCCTGCTGGATACACCAGGCGTGGATTCAACAGATCGCGGACACAGTCTCGCGACCCATTCCGCGCTACATCTGGCGGATGTGGTCTTCTATGTTATGGACTATAATCATGTCCAGTCCGAGACGAATCTTTCATTTGCCAAAAGTCTGTCGGATTGGGCAAACCATTGTTTTTGATCGTGAATCAGATCGACAAGCATCGGGAACGTGAGCTTTCTTTTGAGCAATATACCGAAGGGGTCGAAGCTATATTCACAGCCTGGGAAGTCAGATATGACGGACTGTTGTTCACCTCCCTTCGTGACAAGCAGCATCGTTACAACCAGTGGGATGTGCTTCCGGAACTTATTGGACACATGATGCAGGAGAAGGAAGCGTTAATTGCGCACAGTTTGGCAAGTTCGGCCAGTCATGTAACGGAGCAACACCTGACGAGAGAAGCAGAGAAACGTGAAGACGAAGAAAATGCTCTGCTGGATGAGATTGGTGGCAAGGAAGGAATTGAACGGTTGGAGCTGGAGCTGGAACTTCTCGATCAACAAGCGGCAGACATTCGTACCGGGCCATCGCGAGTGCGTGAAAAATTCCGGGCAGAGCTTGAGCCTCTGCTAGCGAACGCAAATCTGACTCCTGCGGATATTCGTACGTCGGCCGGTGCCTATTTGGAAAGCCGAAAACCGGGTTTCAGAGTAGGCTTATTGTTCTCAGGCGGCAAAACCGAGCAGGAGAAACAACGCCGTGCTTCCGAACTGGTGCGGTTATTGCAGGATCAGGCTTCCGGACAAGTGGAAGTACATATTCGTACGATGCTTAGGCAATTGGGTGAATCCCATCAGCTATGGGGAGCTGAGTGGGAGCAGGCGCTCAATACAGAGCTTCCTGCTGTGGATGAAGCACTATTGGAGATGAAACGCAGTGCCAGTGCTGAGGTATCTCCAGAGTATGTGATCCAGTTCAGTAAAGATGTGCGGGGCGAGATCGAGGCCCGCTATCGCAGGTCGGCCATGATGCTGGCCGACCGCATGCTGGAAGCGCTGGGCGCGCGAGGCGAAGCCACGCTCCAGGCGCTGGACGCCAGCCGCGCAGCGCTGCTGGCGCAATCCGCGGCGGCGGCGCGCTACACGGCGCTCCAGCGCAGCGCCGCCGCTGAGGCAGCAGGGCTGCGCAGCCTGCCTGCCCCATGCGGGCCCCCTCCCTCCGGGCTATTGCCGGAGGTGAAGGGCCCGCACGTGCCCGCGGTGCCTGGACCGGGCGAAGCACCCGGTCCGCATGCGGGCACGTCAGCGTCTGTGGCTGCGCAGCCACAGACGCCAGAGGCACCGCCAGCGCAGCGCGCAGCCGCAGCGGCGGTGCCAGGGCCAACGGCGGCGGCTGGCGCTGAACGCCGCCGACGCCTGGACGCAGCAGCGGCACGGCTCGAAGCCGCTGCTGCGCTGGTGGAGCCGTACCCCGCCATGGGGTCGGCGGTACGGGATCTGCGTGCACGCGCGGCTTCGCTTGCGGGCGGCACGTTCACACTCGCGCTGTTCGGAGCATTCAGCGCGGGCAAATCCTCCTTCGCCAACGCGTTGCTGGGCGAAGCTGTACTACCCGTCTCGCCGCATCCAACCACAGCGGCGATTAACCGGATCATGGCTCCTGCCGGGGGCGCGGAGCATGGTACAGCCCGGGTCCGCATGAAGACCCGGGACGCCTTCCAGGAAGACCTCGGCTATTCCTTCCGATTGCTCGGACTGGGTGAGCCTGGAACCGAGTGGCAGAAGCGAGTACGTTCTCTATCGCCACAGGATGTGCATCCGGCGGGGCGTCCGCATTACAGCTTTTTGCAGGCGGCAGCAGCCGGTTGGGAAGAAACAGCAGACCAGCTAGGCCAGGATGTGCTTGTGGATCTGGACGGTTATCGTAACTT
Protein-coding sequences here:
- a CDS encoding dynamin family protein; this encodes MGKPLFLIVNQIDKHRERELSFEQYTEGVEAIFTAWEVRYDGLLFTSLRDKQHRYNQWDVLPELIGHMMQEKEALIAHSLASSASHVTEQHLTREAEKREDEENALLDEIGGKEGIERLELELELLDQQAADIRTGPSRVREKFRAELEPLLANANLTPADIRTSAGAYLESRKPGFRVGLLFSGGKTEQEKQRRASELVRLLQDQASGQVEVHIRTMLRQLGESHQLWGAEWEQALNTELPAVDEALLEMKRSASAEVSPEYVIQFSKDVRGEIEARYRRSAMMLADRMLEALGARGEATLQALDASRAALLAQSAAAARYTALQRSAAAEAAGLRSLPAPCGPPPSGLLPEVKGPHVPAVPGPGEAPGPHAGTSASVAAQPQTPEAPPAQRAAAAAVPGPTAAAGAERRRRLDAAAARLEAAAALVEPYPAMGSAVRDLRARAASLAGGTFTLALFGAFSAGKSSFANALLGEAVLPVSPHPTTAAINRIMAPAGGAEHGTARVRMKTRDAFQEDLGYSFRLLGLGEPGTEWQKRVRSLSPQDVHPAGRPHYSFLQAAAAGWEETADQLGQDVLVDLDGYRNFVANEKKSCFVDSIDLYYSCDVTEQGIVLVDTPGADSVNARHTGVTFNYMKNADALIFVTYYNHAFSQGDRQFLNQLGRVKDSSAMDQMFFVVNASDLSSSEEELEQVLDHVSTQLRSNGIRAPRLFPVSSILAMEGKMAGDSKLLEQSGFIRFEEEFNQFAGKELADLAVGGASEEMARVIQRLKKRAEDAAQGEEALQQRRDELETIQGQSRQRIQQLASRSMKEELSQETAELLFHVRQRLAYRLGLFMAEAFHPSVLREDRGNLKTAFAACGRELLRMIAIELEQELLATTLRLEQAGQTWLMKQVTDCIEEVRQLSGGVDVSLPLNERWSTPVLEEVRLEEPSGWKSYLTYFRNPKQFFEGDGRQRLQEALDPVLKQMIIEVLPAAQDKLIQFYDNRLHQSLQHQSRQLEERLDEALSGIQDTLESGIPAEQWTSLSVQLEQIELS
- a CDS encoding dynamin family protein translates to MSRTDYPKEMAKPLLPLREAMEQTGDHTAVQALTDLISKAETKHLTIAFCGHFSAGKSSLINSLCGKRVLPSSPVPTSANVVSIRNGKPRALIYTTPNVSADNGAGTLEVSPEELEAYCKNGGAYSSIEVWDDIPLLKDDAVLLDTPGVDSTDRGHSLATHSALHLADVVFYVMDYNHVQSETNLSFAKSLSDWANHCF
- the nth gene encoding endonuclease III, yielding MNAATVRHILETMEAMFPDAHCELNHSNAFELTVAVLLSAQCTDETVNKVTADLFQKYKSPADYLAVPLEELEQDIRRIGLYRNKAKHIQNMCRILIEQYGGDVPQEHDQLVTLPGVGRKTANVVVSNAFGVPAIAVDTHVERVSKRLALAGWDDSVLEVEKKLMKRVPRDEWTLTHHRFIFFGRYHCKAQNPACHICPLLDICREGKKRMKTSQIRKDKECVITRKRKIN